Proteins from one Hydrogenophaga sp. SL48 genomic window:
- the guaA gene encoding glutamine-hydrolyzing GMP synthase, with product MQHQKILILDFGSQVTQLIARRVREAHVYCEVHPCDVSSDWVREFAADGQLKGVILSGSHASVYEVDDKAPDAVFELGVPVLGICYGMQTMAQQLGGKVEAGKTREFGYAEVRARGHTPLLKDIADFHTPEGHGMLKVWMSHGDKVTEMPPGFKLMASTDSCPIAGMADEARGYYAVQFHPEVTHTVQGRALLERFVLEICGTRADWVMRDHIEEAVQKIRDQVGDEEVILGLSGGVDSSVAAALIHRAIGDQLTCVFVDHGLLRLNEGDMVMDMFVGKLHAKVIRVDAADQFLGHLAGVSDPEAKRKIIGREFVEVFKAEAAKLISSGASTKGAKWLAQGTIYPDVIESGGAKSKKAVTIKSHHNVGGLPEQLGLKLLEPLRDLFKDEVRELGVALGLPHDMVYRHPFPGPGLGVRILGEVKKEYADLLRRADAIFIEELRSTIDHPSGKSWYDLTSQAFTVFLPVKSVGVMGDGRTYDYVVALRAVQTSDFMTADWAELPYALLKKVSSRIINEVRGINRVTYDVSSKPPATIEWE from the coding sequence ATGCAACACCAGAAAATCCTCATTCTCGATTTCGGTTCCCAGGTCACCCAGCTCATCGCCCGCCGCGTGCGCGAGGCCCATGTGTACTGCGAAGTCCATCCCTGCGACGTGAGCAGTGACTGGGTGCGCGAGTTCGCTGCCGACGGCCAGCTCAAGGGTGTGATCCTTTCAGGCAGCCACGCCAGCGTCTACGAGGTGGACGACAAGGCACCCGACGCCGTGTTCGAGCTGGGCGTGCCCGTGCTGGGCATCTGCTACGGCATGCAGACCATGGCGCAGCAGCTGGGCGGCAAGGTCGAGGCCGGCAAGACGCGCGAATTTGGTTACGCCGAAGTGCGCGCCCGTGGCCATACGCCCTTGCTCAAGGACATCGCCGACTTCCACACGCCAGAAGGCCACGGCATGCTCAAGGTCTGGATGAGCCACGGCGACAAGGTCACCGAAATGCCGCCCGGCTTCAAGCTCATGGCCAGCACTGACAGCTGCCCCATCGCCGGCATGGCCGACGAGGCGCGTGGCTACTACGCGGTGCAGTTCCACCCTGAGGTGACACACACAGTGCAGGGCAGGGCGCTGCTGGAGCGCTTCGTGCTGGAGATCTGCGGCACGCGGGCCGACTGGGTGATGCGCGACCACATCGAAGAGGCGGTGCAGAAGATCCGCGACCAAGTGGGCGATGAAGAGGTCATCCTCGGCCTGTCGGGCGGCGTCGATTCGTCGGTGGCCGCGGCCCTGATCCACCGCGCCATCGGCGATCAGCTCACCTGTGTCTTCGTGGACCACGGCCTGCTGCGCCTGAACGAGGGCGACATGGTGATGGACATGTTTGTCGGCAAGCTGCACGCCAAGGTGATCCGTGTCGATGCGGCCGACCAGTTCCTCGGCCACCTCGCCGGTGTGAGCGACCCGGAAGCCAAACGCAAGATCATCGGGCGTGAATTCGTCGAGGTCTTCAAGGCCGAAGCCGCCAAACTCATTTCAAGTGGTGCATCAACAAAAGGTGCCAAGTGGTTGGCACAAGGGACTATTTATCCGGACGTGATTGAGTCCGGTGGCGCCAAGAGCAAGAAGGCCGTGACCATCAAGAGCCACCACAACGTGGGCGGCCTGCCGGAGCAACTGGGCCTGAAACTGCTGGAGCCGCTGCGCGATCTGTTCAAAGACGAGGTTCGCGAACTCGGCGTGGCGCTCGGCCTGCCGCACGACATGGTGTACCGCCATCCGTTCCCGGGCCCGGGCCTGGGTGTGCGCATCCTGGGTGAGGTCAAGAAGGAATACGCCGACCTGCTGCGCCGGGCCGATGCGATCTTCATCGAAGAGCTGCGCTCCACCATCGACCACCCCAGCGGCAAGAGCTGGTACGACCTGACCAGCCAGGCATTTACCGTGTTCCTGCCGGTGAAGAGCGTGGGCGTGATGGGCGACGGCCGCACCTACGACTACGTGGTGGCGCTGCGCGCGGTGCAGACCAGCGACTTCATGACCGCCGACTGGGCCGAGCTGCCGTACGCGCTGCTCAAGAAGGTCAGCAGCCGCATCATCAACGAGGTGCGAGGCATCAATCGCGTGACCTACGACGTGAGCAGCAAGCCGCCAGCGACCATCGAGTGGGAATGA
- a CDS encoding saccharopine dehydrogenase NADP-binding domain-containing protein produces MISSHTVIAVMGATGHTGQFVVNEVLRRGLSVVAVGRSAARLGQTMPAAVLRRVAVLDDLASLERAFAGCAVVINCAGPFLDTALPVARAALRAGCHYIDVTAEQPSAQASFAELDAPAREAGRVVIPAAAFYGGLADLLASALATKGEIDEITVAIALDRWWPTEGTRKTGERNKAPRLVVKDGHLVPLQPSAELPDWVFSKPLGQQAMIDMPFSEVITLAHHLKVREVRSLLNRSALADIRDVSTPPPTATDDLGRSAQRFELVVRLVQNGRTKTVGVRGQDIYAVTAPIVTEVALRLLAPSYRRSGALAVAEAVDPLDLIRSLHGSALQLFGVPLAG; encoded by the coding sequence ATGATTTCCAGCCATACTGTCATCGCGGTGATGGGCGCCACAGGGCACACCGGTCAATTTGTCGTCAACGAAGTGCTGCGCCGCGGGCTCTCGGTGGTGGCCGTCGGGCGAAGCGCCGCCCGGCTCGGGCAAACCATGCCGGCAGCCGTTCTCCGGCGCGTTGCCGTGCTCGACGATCTGGCCAGCCTTGAACGGGCCTTTGCGGGCTGCGCGGTGGTCATCAACTGCGCGGGCCCTTTTCTGGACACAGCGCTTCCGGTGGCGCGCGCGGCGCTGCGTGCCGGCTGTCACTACATCGACGTGACAGCGGAGCAGCCCAGCGCGCAGGCGAGCTTTGCCGAACTCGATGCGCCGGCGCGCGAAGCCGGCCGGGTGGTGATACCGGCAGCGGCCTTCTACGGCGGTCTTGCCGATCTTCTTGCCAGCGCACTGGCCACCAAGGGTGAGATTGACGAGATCACGGTCGCGATCGCGCTAGACCGTTGGTGGCCCACCGAAGGGACACGCAAGACTGGCGAGCGCAACAAGGCGCCGCGGCTGGTCGTGAAGGATGGGCACCTGGTGCCGTTGCAGCCCTCGGCCGAGCTACCGGACTGGGTCTTCTCCAAGCCACTGGGCCAGCAGGCCATGATCGACATGCCTTTCAGCGAAGTCATCACACTGGCCCATCACCTCAAGGTCCGAGAGGTCCGCTCATTGCTGAACCGCTCGGCCCTGGCCGACATCCGTGATGTCTCTACGCCCCCGCCGACGGCAACGGACGACCTCGGGCGTTCGGCGCAGCGATTCGAGCTGGTGGTCCGCCTTGTGCAGAACGGCCGGACCAAGACGGTGGGCGTGCGAGGGCAGGACATCTACGCCGTCACAGCACCCATCGTGACCGAGGTCGCTCTGCGCCTGCTGGCGCCCTCGTACCGGCGCAGTGGCGCGCTCGCGGTGGCTGAAGCTGTCGACCCACTGGACTTGATCAGATCACTGCACGGCTCGGCGCTGCAGCTGTTCGGGGTGCCCTTGGCTGGATAA